A portion of the Staphylococcus felis genome contains these proteins:
- a CDS encoding type 1 glutamine amidotransferase translates to MYELTVYHFMPDKLNLYSDIGNIMALKFRAKQRNIKLNVVDINETENIDLSKADIFFIGGGSDREQALATQALLKIKKQLKDAIEDGLPGLTVCGGYQFLGEKYITPDGQELEGLHILDFYTESKEDRLTGDIVIESEKFGTIVGFENHGGRTYHHYDTLGNVKYGYGNNDTEQKEGIHYKNLLGTYLHGPVLPKNHELTDYLLEAAAKRKGIPFEPQKLDNTVEEAAKQVLVNRALNQKA, encoded by the coding sequence ATGTATGAGTTGACGGTTTATCATTTTATGCCAGACAAATTGAATCTGTATAGCGATATTGGTAATATTATGGCCCTTAAATTTCGTGCAAAACAACGAAATATTAAGTTAAATGTTGTTGATATTAACGAAACTGAAAATATTGACTTATCAAAAGCTGATATTTTCTTTATTGGTGGTGGTAGTGATCGTGAACAGGCGTTAGCGACACAAGCCTTACTTAAAATCAAAAAACAATTAAAAGATGCGATAGAAGATGGATTGCCAGGTTTAACAGTCTGTGGCGGTTATCAATTTTTAGGTGAGAAATATATTACGCCAGATGGTCAAGAATTAGAAGGACTGCATATATTAGATTTTTATACTGAATCTAAAGAAGATCGACTGACAGGAGATATCGTTATCGAAAGCGAGAAGTTTGGAACGATAGTCGGTTTTGAAAACCATGGTGGTCGCACATATCATCACTACGATACATTAGGTAATGTGAAATATGGCTATGGTAATAATGATACGGAGCAAAAAGAAGGAATTCACTACAAAAATTTATTAGGTACGTATTTACATGGGCCGGTCTTGCCGAAAAATCATGAGTTGACAGACTATCTTTTAGAAGCAGCAGCCAAACGTAAAGGTATCCCATTTGAACCACAGAAATTAGATAATACAGTAGAAGAAGCAGCGAAACAAGTACTTGTGAATCGAGCACTAAATCAAAAAGCCTAA
- a CDS encoding 3'-5' exonuclease, with the protein MVTDSFIAIDFETANYKRTSICSVGMVKVVNHELTETFYTLVNPNDYFSNRNIAVHGIQPADVVTAPTFNKVFPYMLQFMEQLPVVAHNAAFDMSVLHASLKAAHFQTPDISYFCSYQLSRRTVDAPRYGLNHMMNFYNLDFKGHHDALNDAKACAMITYRLLQHYPSLNDVLKIYGKQLQDKDVL; encoded by the coding sequence ATAGTGACAGACAGTTTTATTGCGATTGACTTCGAAACAGCTAATTATAAGCGTACAAGTATTTGTTCTGTAGGAATGGTCAAGGTGGTTAATCATGAGTTAACAGAAACATTTTATACATTGGTCAATCCAAATGATTATTTTTCAAATCGAAATATTGCTGTTCATGGTATACAACCTGCTGATGTTGTCACTGCTCCTACTTTTAATAAAGTGTTTCCCTATATGTTACAATTTATGGAGCAGCTTCCAGTTGTTGCACACAATGCTGCATTTGATATGTCAGTCCTTCATGCAAGCCTTAAAGCTGCTCACTTTCAAACGCCAGATATTTCGTACTTTTGTTCTTATCAACTCTCTCGACGAACTGTTGATGCACCGCGGTATGGATTAAATCATATGATGAACTTCTATAATTTGGATTTCAAAGGACATCACGATGCCTTAAATGATGCCAAAGCATGTGCCATGATTACGTATCGTCTATTACAACATTATCCAAGCCTGAATGATGTATTAAAAATATATGGCAAACAATTACAAGACAAAGATGTACTATAG
- a CDS encoding response regulator transcription factor VraR — protein MTIRVLFVDDHEMVRIGISSYLSTQPDIEVVGEGESGKDAIEKAKLLKPDLILMDLVMTDMDGVEATTYIKKEMPQIKVVMLTSYIEDKEVYRALDAGVDSYILKTTSASDIASAIRKTSQGESVFEAEVLVKMRNRMKQRAELYELLTEREMEILLLIAKGYSNQEIASASHITIKTVKTHVSNILSKLEVQDRTQAVIYAFQHGLIE, from the coding sequence ATGACAATTAGAGTATTATTTGTAGATGATCATGAAATGGTTCGTATTGGGATATCAAGTTACTTATCAACTCAACCTGATATAGAAGTAGTTGGTGAAGGGGAGTCGGGCAAAGATGCTATCGAAAAAGCAAAACTGTTAAAGCCTGATTTGATCTTAATGGATTTAGTGATGACTGACATGGATGGTGTCGAGGCAACGACTTATATTAAAAAGGAAATGCCGCAGATTAAAGTAGTCATGCTAACAAGCTATATAGAGGATAAAGAGGTGTATCGCGCGCTTGATGCGGGTGTTGATAGTTATATCCTAAAAACGACAAGTGCAAGTGATATTGCGTCAGCTATTCGTAAAACGAGTCAAGGTGAATCTGTTTTTGAAGCGGAAGTCCTTGTTAAAATGAGAAATCGTATGAAACAAAGAGCTGAATTGTATGAATTGTTAACTGAAAGAGAAATGGAAATATTATTATTAATTGCCAAGGGATATTCTAATCAGGAGATAGCAAGTGCATCACATATTACCATAAAGACCGTTAAAACACATGTTAGTAATATATTGAGTAAGTTGGAAGTACAAGACCGTACTCAAGCAGTCATTTACGCATTTCAGCACGGATTAATCGAATAA
- the dinB gene encoding DNA polymerase IV, which produces MTPRRIIHIDMDYFFAQVEVRNNPKLKGKPVIVGGKASGRGVVSTASYEAREYGVHSAMPMARAHQLCPDGYYITPHFELYREVSHQIMAIFKSYTDLVEPLSLDEAYLDITELVRPDLSASQIAQFIRRDIFEKTQLTASAGVSYNKFLAKLASGMNKPNGLTVINYSNAHDILMKLDIGDFPGVGKASKIKMHKHHIYTGQDLYNQTERTLVHLFGKKGHHLYQRVRGHDNRVVQSERTRKSVGAERTFSIDTNDDDEILRKIEELSHKISERLEQLGQVGQTVTVKIKTDAFENFSKQRSLITPVRESQEIYQIAYELYYELKDPNVPIRLIGISIGSLQDRFFRNMTIYDFL; this is translated from the coding sequence ATGACGCCACGCCGTATTATTCATATCGATATGGATTACTTTTTTGCACAAGTTGAGGTTCGGAATAATCCTAAGTTAAAAGGAAAACCAGTCATAGTTGGTGGGAAAGCAAGTGGGCGTGGTGTTGTCTCGACTGCTTCGTATGAAGCTCGTGAGTATGGTGTACATTCAGCAATGCCAATGGCTCGAGCACATCAATTGTGCCCAGATGGATACTATATTACGCCTCATTTTGAGTTGTATAGAGAAGTGTCTCATCAAATTATGGCCATTTTCAAAAGTTATACTGATTTAGTTGAACCATTATCACTTGATGAAGCTTATCTGGATATCACTGAACTTGTAAGACCTGATCTTTCAGCCTCACAGATTGCACAATTTATAAGAAGAGATATATTTGAAAAAACACAGCTCACTGCAAGTGCTGGCGTGTCTTATAATAAGTTTTTAGCAAAGCTTGCCAGTGGAATGAATAAGCCGAATGGGCTAACAGTTATTAATTATTCAAATGCACATGATATTTTAATGAAATTAGATATTGGTGATTTTCCGGGAGTGGGTAAAGCATCAAAAATTAAAATGCACAAGCATCACATTTATACTGGGCAAGATTTATATAATCAAACAGAACGAACATTAGTCCACTTATTCGGTAAAAAAGGACACCATTTATATCAACGTGTGAGAGGGCACGATAATCGAGTTGTTCAATCAGAAAGAACACGAAAAAGTGTAGGTGCAGAGCGCACATTTTCAATTGATACAAACGATGATGATGAAATACTTAGGAAAATTGAAGAATTATCACATAAAATCTCTGAACGACTTGAACAGTTGGGACAAGTGGGACAAACGGTAACCGTTAAAATCAAAACAGATGCGTTTGAAAATTTTTCAAAGCAGCGAAGTTTAATAACGCCTGTACGAGAAAGTCAGGAAATTTATCAAATTGCTTATGAGTTATACTATGAACTTAAAGACCCGAATGTGCCAATTCGTTTGATTGGTATATCCATTGGAAGCCTGCAAGATCGTTTCTTTCGTAATATGACAATATATGATTTTCTATAG
- a CDS encoding beta-class carbonic anhydrase, with amino-acid sequence MSLLENILSFNKEFVQNKEYEAYTTSKTPSKKAVLLTCMDTRLQDLSTKALGFNNGDLKVVKNAGATISHPYGSTMRSLLVGIYALGAEEIIIMGHKDCGMGNIDEAQVMETMKSRGVDEKVFDILQHSGIDVPQFLKGFDDVYDNVRQNIDMIYAHPLFDSKVPVHGLVIDPHTGALELVHDGYQKLNS; translated from the coding sequence ATGTCATTATTAGAAAACATTCTATCGTTTAATAAAGAATTCGTTCAAAATAAAGAATACGAAGCTTATACAACAAGTAAAACACCATCCAAAAAAGCAGTTCTTTTAACATGTATGGATACACGTTTACAAGATTTATCAACCAAAGCTTTAGGGTTCAACAATGGCGATTTAAAAGTAGTAAAAAATGCTGGTGCAACGATTAGTCATCCTTATGGTTCGACGATGCGTAGCTTACTCGTAGGTATTTACGCACTAGGTGCCGAAGAAATTATTATTATGGGCCATAAAGATTGTGGTATGGGGAATATTGATGAAGCTCAAGTCATGGAAACGATGAAATCACGCGGTGTTGATGAAAAAGTTTTCGATATACTGCAACATTCAGGCATCGATGTCCCTCAATTTTTAAAAGGATTTGATGACGTTTATGATAATGTACGTCAAAATATTGACATGATTTATGCTCATCCTTTGTTTGACAGTAAAGTGCCTGTTCACGGTCTCGTCATCGACCCGCACACAGGTGCATTAGAGCTCGTTCACGATGGCTATCAAAAACTTAATTCTTAA
- a CDS encoding YihY/virulence factor BrkB family protein, whose amino-acid sequence MSEKKDASESLKDKLKDKVTNHTDDETGNHPDRKGDGTGEIEKDRNYVKPQPFQSKDAPKDNQTFFVSRINKPVKYTDRPNFFSYLIYRIGKDDASGLAAQLAYYFMLSLFPMLIFILSLVPLFKLDTQAIISQIESNAPADASSIITSIIKDVMGNASGGLLSIGLILALWTASNGMTALMNSFNVAYDVEDSRNFFTSKALSIFFTILIGITLPLTMVLFTFGEQIGNLLFGPLGLDDEIRWVFSIVRTALPIIVIFIVFVLLYTVAPNVKIKMKSVIPGALFTTVVWILGTIGFGFYVSNFANYSKTYGSIGGVIVLMLWLYITGFILIIGAEINAIVHQRKVVKGKTPEEKVYDKLEEEDSEDLAESYNNYKTDEDNPSTQQAKTTERENDGLSKNIKTTKDS is encoded by the coding sequence ATGTCAGAAAAAAAAGACGCATCAGAAAGTCTTAAAGATAAATTAAAAGATAAAGTAACAAATCACACAGATGATGAGACAGGGAATCATCCCGATCGTAAAGGGGACGGAACAGGAGAGATAGAAAAGGATCGAAACTACGTTAAACCACAGCCTTTTCAATCTAAAGATGCGCCGAAAGATAATCAAACCTTCTTCGTATCCCGTATCAATAAACCTGTAAAATACACAGATAGGCCTAATTTTTTTAGTTATTTAATCTATAGGATTGGTAAAGATGATGCATCAGGTCTTGCAGCACAATTAGCATATTACTTTATGTTATCACTTTTCCCAATGCTTATTTTTATATTATCATTAGTTCCATTATTCAAATTAGATACACAAGCCATTATTAGCCAAATCGAAAGTAATGCACCAGCCGATGCATCCTCAATTATTACAAGTATTATTAAAGATGTAATGGGCAATGCTAGCGGTGGTCTATTGTCTATCGGTTTGATTCTTGCATTATGGACTGCGTCAAATGGAATGACAGCTTTAATGAACTCATTTAACGTTGCCTATGATGTTGAAGATAGTCGCAATTTTTTCACTTCAAAAGCATTATCTATTTTCTTTACAATCTTAATCGGTATTACATTACCGCTAACAATGGTTTTATTTACATTCGGTGAACAAATTGGAAACCTCTTATTTGGGCCACTTGGATTAGATGATGAGATACGTTGGGTCTTTAGTATTGTTCGTACAGCATTACCTATTATTGTAATATTTATAGTATTTGTACTTCTATATACTGTTGCACCAAACGTCAAAATTAAAATGAAATCCGTTATTCCTGGCGCACTTTTCACGACAGTTGTTTGGATTTTAGGGACTATTGGATTTGGTTTTTACGTTTCTAACTTTGCAAACTACTCTAAAACGTATGGTAGTATCGGAGGCGTTATCGTCTTAATGCTTTGGTTATATATCACTGGATTTATATTAATTATTGGGGCAGAAATCAACGCTATCGTACATCAACGAAAAGTCGTTAAAGGTAAAACACCTGAAGAAAAAGTTTATGATAAATTAGAAGAGGAAGATTCAGAAGATTTAGCTGAGTCTTATAATAATTATAAAACTGATGAAGATAATCCTAGCACTCAACAAGCCAAAACGACCGAGCGTGAAAATGATGGATTATCCAAAAATATTAAAACGACAAAAGACTCATAA
- a CDS encoding ferritin, translated as MLDKELLDALNDQMNYEFYAAHAYMAMAAYCDYCSYDGFANFYIQQAKEERFHGQKIYAYINDRGEKAVFSDLDAPKVDFSSILETFEDGLKQERNVTKRFYDLSEIANRQKDYATVSFLNWFLDEQVEEESMFETHIDYLKRIGDDSNALYLYEKDLAQRTFTPEN; from the coding sequence ATGCTTGATAAAGAACTACTAGATGCTTTAAACGATCAAATGAATTATGAGTTTTATGCTGCTCATGCTTATATGGCTATGGCTGCTTACTGTGACTATTGTTCATATGACGGTTTTGCAAACTTTTACATCCAGCAAGCTAAAGAAGAACGTTTTCATGGTCAAAAAATATATGCCTATATTAACGACCGCGGAGAAAAAGCTGTTTTCTCTGATTTAGATGCACCTAAAGTTGATTTTAGCTCAATTTTAGAAACATTTGAAGATGGATTAAAGCAAGAACGCAACGTCACAAAACGTTTCTATGATTTATCAGAAATTGCAAATCGTCAAAAAGATTATGCTACCGTTTCATTTTTAAATTGGTTTTTAGATGAACAAGTTGAAGAAGAATCAATGTTCGAAACACATATTGATTACTTAAAACGTATCGGTGATGATTCTAATGCGTTATACCTTTACGAAAAAGATTTAGCTCAACGCACATTCACACCTGAAAATTAA
- a CDS encoding sensor histidine kinase VraS codes for MNHYVRTIGSMLILVYSMFTAFFFIDKVFVNIIFFQGMFYTQIFGIPVFLFLNLIVIFLCIIVGSVIAYKINQQNDWLQQQIERAFEGETVGVNDQQLELYNETLEIYRSLVPLNQELHKMRIKTQNLTNESYNLNDIKVKKIIEDERQRLARELHDSVSQQLFAASMMLSAIKETNLNPPLDQQIPTLEKMIQDSQLEMRALLLHLRPIGLKDKSLGEGIRSLVTELQKKVPMKVIQEIDEFDVPKGIEDHLFRITQEAISNTLRHAKGEQVTVELLKREDYLLLRIQDDGIGFNVDDKIEQSYGLKNMRERAIEIGATFHIVSLPDAGTRIEVKAPLEKEESHDN; via the coding sequence ATGAATCACTATGTCAGAACGATTGGATCAATGCTCATACTAGTTTACAGTATGTTTACAGCTTTCTTTTTTATCGATAAAGTTTTTGTGAATATCATATTTTTTCAAGGTATGTTTTACACTCAAATCTTCGGTATTCCTGTATTTTTATTTCTTAACTTAATTGTCATTTTTTTGTGTATTATTGTGGGTAGTGTAATAGCGTATAAGATTAATCAACAAAATGATTGGTTACAACAACAGATTGAGCGTGCATTTGAAGGTGAAACAGTCGGTGTTAACGATCAGCAACTAGAGCTGTATAATGAAACATTAGAGATTTACCGTTCATTGGTACCGCTCAATCAAGAATTACATAAAATGCGAATTAAAACTCAAAATTTGACAAATGAATCTTATAACTTAAATGATATAAAAGTAAAAAAAATAATTGAAGATGAACGTCAACGGTTAGCTAGAGAGCTTCACGATAGCGTTTCGCAGCAATTGTTTGCAGCTAGTATGATGTTATCAGCTATTAAAGAAACAAACTTAAATCCACCACTTGATCAACAGATACCAACACTTGAAAAAATGATTCAAGACTCACAACTTGAAATGAGAGCATTATTATTACACCTACGTCCAATAGGTTTGAAGGATAAATCATTAGGTGAAGGCATACGATCGTTAGTGACTGAATTACAAAAGAAAGTACCTATGAAAGTTATACAAGAAATTGATGAGTTTGATGTTCCAAAGGGTATAGAAGATCACTTATTTAGAATCACACAAGAGGCAATCTCCAATACGTTACGTCATGCTAAGGGTGAACAAGTGACGGTTGAATTGTTAAAAAGAGAAGACTATTTATTATTGCGTATTCAAGATGATGGTATCGGCTTTAATGTGGACGATAAAATTGAACAAAGTTATGGTTTGAAAAATATGCGTGAAAGAGCAATTGAAATTGGTGCAACTTTTCATATCGTCTCTTTGCCTGATGCAGGAACACGTATCGAGGTTAAAGCACCATTAGAAAAGGAGGAAAGTCATGACAATTAG
- the liaF gene encoding cell wall-active antibiotics response protein VraT, with translation MTQKYISTELLIIFTALMIIANFYYIFFEKIGFLFVLLLGSILMYVGYIYFHKVRGLLCFWIGTLMILFTLLSNKYTLVILFVFIIFVSIRYIMYKRKPLEVLGTEEVQESNAFVKQRWFGEQKTPVYVYKWEDLQIQHAIGDVVVDMTKAANLKYENTIVVRHIVGKVQVIVPLNYNVKLNVAAFYGKVNLNQQVCKIENNHLQLKSEQKADRYTVNIFVSTFIGDVEVIYR, from the coding sequence ATGACTCAAAAGTATATTTCAACCGAGTTATTGATTATCTTTACTGCACTAATGATAATTGCAAATTTTTATTATATATTTTTTGAGAAAATAGGCTTTTTATTTGTTTTATTACTCGGTAGTATTTTAATGTATGTTGGTTACATTTATTTTCATAAAGTGCGAGGATTATTATGTTTTTGGATAGGGACATTAATGATTCTATTTACGTTGCTTTCTAACAAATATACACTTGTTATATTATTTGTGTTCATTATTTTTGTAAGTATTCGTTATATAATGTATAAAAGAAAGCCGTTAGAAGTATTAGGAACTGAAGAAGTGCAAGAATCAAATGCATTTGTAAAGCAACGTTGGTTTGGAGAACAAAAAACGCCTGTATATGTATATAAGTGGGAAGATTTACAAATTCAACACGCTATTGGTGATGTTGTTGTCGATATGACAAAAGCAGCCAATTTAAAATATGAAAATACAATTGTTGTACGACATATAGTTGGAAAAGTACAAGTAATTGTACCACTCAATTATAATGTAAAATTGAACGTGGCTGCATTTTATGGCAAGGTTAACCTTAACCAACAAGTTTGCAAAATTGAAAACAATCATTTGCAACTCAAATCAGAACAAAAGGCCGATCGTTATACTGTCAATATATTTGTATCAACATTTATAGGTGATGTTGAGGTGATTTATCGATGA
- a CDS encoding FUSC family protein → MKVKHFKHLIGARTIKTGLATFLTALFCLMLDLNPIFAILSAVVTIEPTVKASIRKGYKRLPATVMGAFIAVVCTYLFGDESPWTYGLTATITIILCIQFNLHVGISVATLTALAMIPDIDHNYAYNFFSRLLTAIIGLGTAGLVNFIILPPKYYDQIESLIDKTERHIYHLFDCRMKELMIGQFKSKKSDDSVEQLHLWNSRIEELLGFQRDELKFHKSKRRSEEWLRLRKLTNRAHENRLLITHLSNIIYLPDDAMMLFNDKEKQAIIVISQRIDQIINCGTFKPERKAASTLKNSVKGLNEFDTNQVKSHTIYEILLIYRILSLRYRVK, encoded by the coding sequence ATGAAGGTCAAACACTTTAAACACCTGATAGGGGCTCGCACGATAAAAACAGGATTAGCTACTTTTTTAACGGCTTTATTTTGCTTAATGTTAGATTTAAATCCTATTTTTGCAATACTTTCTGCAGTTGTAACCATTGAACCGACTGTAAAAGCATCTATTCGAAAAGGTTACAAAAGGCTACCAGCTACGGTTATGGGAGCGTTTATAGCTGTTGTTTGTACATATTTATTTGGCGATGAATCGCCTTGGACATATGGTTTAACGGCAACTATCACAATCATTTTATGTATACAATTTAATTTACATGTAGGTATATCAGTCGCAACATTAACTGCTCTAGCTATGATTCCAGATATTGATCATAATTATGCTTATAACTTTTTTTCGAGACTCTTAACAGCAATTATTGGCCTAGGAACAGCAGGACTCGTTAATTTTATCATATTACCACCAAAATACTACGACCAAATCGAATCATTAATTGATAAAACTGAAAGACACATTTATCATTTATTTGACTGTCGTATGAAAGAACTTATGATAGGACAATTTAAATCAAAAAAAAGCGACGACTCTGTTGAACAACTTCATTTATGGAATAGTCGAATAGAAGAGTTACTCGGATTCCAACGAGACGAGCTTAAGTTTCATAAAAGCAAAAGGCGTAGCGAAGAATGGTTAAGATTAAGAAAATTGACAAACCGAGCTCATGAAAACCGCCTACTCATCACACATTTATCTAACATTATATATTTGCCTGATGATGCGATGATGTTATTTAATGACAAAGAAAAACAAGCCATCATAGTAATCTCTCAACGCATTGATCAAATCATCAATTGTGGCACATTTAAGCCTGAACGAAAAGCGGCATCAACACTTAAAAATTCCGTAAAAGGGCTTAATGAATTCGATACCAATCAAGTGAAGAGCCATACAATATACGAAATTCTATTAATTTACCGTATTCTATCCTTACGCTATCGTGTTAAATAA
- the map gene encoding type I methionyl aminopeptidase encodes MIVKSEEDVKALKEIGRICAQIRDEMKAATKPGITTKELDQIAKKRFEETGALSAPIHDENFPGQTCISVNEEVAHGIPSKRVIKEGDLVNIDVSALKNGYYADTGISFVVGETNEEIKQKVCDVALEAFEAAMKKIKPGAKLSQIGKAVHATARKNDLKVIKNLTGHGVGQSLHEAPAHIMNYYDPQEKTLLKEGMVLAVEPFISSNATFVTEGKNEWAFETRDKSYVAQIEHTIIVTKDGPMLTTQIDEEV; translated from the coding sequence ATGATTGTAAAATCTGAAGAAGACGTAAAAGCTTTAAAAGAAATTGGTAGAATATGTGCACAAATTCGTGATGAGATGAAAGCAGCAACAAAGCCTGGCATTACAACTAAGGAATTAGATCAGATTGCTAAAAAAAGATTTGAAGAAACAGGTGCGCTTTCCGCTCCAATTCACGATGAAAACTTTCCTGGTCAAACATGCATTAGTGTCAATGAAGAAGTGGCACATGGCATTCCAAGTAAGCGTGTAATTAAAGAAGGAGATCTTGTTAATATAGATGTCTCTGCATTGAAAAATGGTTATTATGCAGATACAGGCATATCTTTTGTAGTTGGAGAAACAAATGAAGAGATTAAACAAAAGGTATGTGATGTAGCATTAGAAGCTTTCGAAGCAGCTATGAAAAAAATTAAGCCAGGTGCGAAATTAAGCCAAATTGGTAAGGCGGTACATGCGACGGCTCGAAAAAATGATTTAAAAGTCATTAAAAATTTAACAGGTCACGGCGTAGGTCAATCGTTACATGAAGCACCTGCACATATTATGAATTATTATGACCCACAAGAAAAAACTTTACTTAAAGAGGGCATGGTCTTAGCAGTAGAGCCATTTATTTCATCAAATGCCACATTCGTAACAGAAGGCAAAAATGAATGGGCTTTTGAAACAAGAGATAAAAGCTATGTTGCACAAATTGAACATACCATTATTGTTACAAAGGATGGTCCAATGCTTACAACTCAAATCGATGAAGAAGTATAA
- a CDS encoding Mur ligase family protein, with protein MRQWTATQMAKLARKASRAVGKKGTDLPGQVARKIDNRILRKLAAKVDEVVFISGTNGKTTTSNLIGHTLKANHIDIIHNNEGANMAAGITSAFIVQTTPQTKMAVIEIDEGSIPRVLNEMTPTKMVFTNFFRDQMDRFGEIDIMVNRIISAIEDKGIQLILNADDPFVSRLKIASSRITYYGMQKNAYSFEQSTMNESRYCPNCGRLLNYSYIHYNQLGHYQCECGFNRHTPDYEISTFTINPFIQLTINSHTFDMKIAGDFNAYNALAAYATLRELGLNDESIRKGFESYTSNNGRMQYFEGQKHKALINLAKNPAGMNATMAMGEKLKEKKVYVLSLNDFAADGRDTSWIYDADFEKLSNQDIEAIIVTGSRAEELQLRLKLAEVNVPIIIEKDIYKATAFAMNYHAFIVAIPNYTSLTPMLDQLERLFKEEQ; from the coding sequence ATGAGACAATGGACAGCAACCCAGATGGCTAAATTAGCTAGGAAAGCGAGTCGTGCAGTTGGCAAAAAAGGGACAGACTTACCAGGCCAAGTTGCACGAAAAATTGATAATCGTATTTTAAGAAAGTTAGCAGCAAAAGTGGATGAAGTCGTTTTTATTAGTGGGACAAACGGCAAAACAACGACATCGAACTTAATTGGCCATACACTAAAAGCGAATCATATCGACATTATTCACAATAATGAAGGTGCCAATATGGCTGCGGGAATAACGTCAGCGTTTATCGTGCAAACAACCCCTCAAACTAAAATGGCTGTCATCGAGATTGATGAAGGGTCTATTCCTCGTGTCTTAAATGAAATGACACCTACAAAGATGGTATTTACCAATTTCTTTAGAGATCAAATGGATCGCTTTGGTGAAATAGATATTATGGTTAATCGCATTATTTCAGCGATTGAAGATAAAGGAATACAGCTTATTTTAAATGCAGATGATCCGTTTGTAAGTCGACTTAAAATAGCAAGTTCTCGAATCACATATTATGGTATGCAAAAAAATGCCTATTCCTTTGAGCAATCAACTATGAATGAGAGCCGATATTGTCCGAATTGTGGAAGATTACTCAATTACTCATATATACATTATAATCAACTCGGTCATTATCAGTGTGAATGTGGATTTAATAGACATACACCAGATTATGAAATTTCAACTTTTACGATTAATCCATTTATTCAGTTAACTATAAATAGTCATACATTTGATATGAAAATTGCAGGGGATTTTAATGCGTATAATGCGTTAGCTGCATATGCGACATTACGAGAACTTGGTTTAAATGATGAGTCTATTCGAAAAGGATTTGAAAGTTATACGTCTAATAATGGTCGTATGCAATATTTTGAAGGTCAAAAACATAAAGCATTGATTAATTTAGCTAAAAATCCTGCTGGAATGAATGCAACAATGGCAATGGGCGAAAAATTAAAAGAAAAAAAGGTTTACGTATTGAGTTTAAATGATTTTGCTGCTGATGGGCGTGATACATCATGGATTTACGATGCTGATTTTGAAAAGTTAAGCAATCAAGATATTGAGGCGATTATAGTAACTGGAAGCCGTGCTGAAGAGCTTCAACTTAGACTCAAATTAGCTGAGGTAAATGTGCCTATTATAATTGAAAAGGACATTTATAAAGCGACGGCATTCGCAATGAATTATCATGCATTTATTGTGGCTATTCCAAATTACACCTCTTTAACACCAATGCTTGATCAATTAGAGCGTTTATTCAAGGAGGAACAATAA